The proteins below are encoded in one region of Podarcis raffonei isolate rPodRaf1 chromosome 6, rPodRaf1.pri, whole genome shotgun sequence:
- the G0S2 gene encoding G0/G1 switch protein 2, with protein sequence METMQELIPFAKEMLSQKPNGKMVKLYMLGSVLTFFGVVIGLVETVCSPFASEERQEEEEREKEEERPATPLTKEEVVPQKQEGVTMEKSKQVLAVRNLVNRQHAS encoded by the coding sequence ATGGAGACGATGCAGGAGCTGATTCCCTTTGCCAAAGAGATGCTCAGCCAGAAACCCAACGGGAAGATGGTCAAGCTGTACATGCTGGGCAGCGTGCTGACGTTCTTTGGTGTGGTCATTGGCCTGGTGGAGACGGTCTGCAGCCCTTTCGCCTCCGAggagaggcaggaggaggaggagagggagaaggaagaggagagaccTGCCACCCCCCTGACGAAAGAGGAGGTTGTGCCTCAGAAACAGGAGGGTGTAACAATGGAAAAAAGCAAGCAGGTGCTAGCAGTGAGAAATTTGGTGAACCGGCAGCATGCATCATAA